From a region of the Synechococcus sp. PCC 7502 genome:
- a CDS encoding helix-turn-helix domain-containing protein: MAGVYKLEIKESEEELKHMLRVQKTASDKERIQMLYLLKTKQASTIQTASTILGRHRVTLQDWLGNYRKGGIVGLLGHKPRTGRKQSIPQWAQKALIKKLEEAEGFESYGQICQWLENQLGIKSNYKTVHYLVRYRLKARPKVTRPVSAGKSEEQVEAYKKTLPVL, from the coding sequence ATGGCAGGAGTATACAAATTAGAGATCAAAGAAAGTGAAGAAGAGCTAAAACATATGCTGAGAGTGCAAAAGACCGCATCAGATAAAGAAAGAATTCAGATGCTGTATCTGTTAAAAACAAAACAAGCAAGCACAATCCAGACAGCATCGACAATACTGGGACGGCATCGAGTTACATTGCAAGATTGGTTAGGGAATTATCGCAAAGGGGGAATAGTAGGACTATTAGGACATAAACCTAGAACAGGGCGAAAACAGAGTATTCCACAATGGGCGCAGAAAGCATTGATAAAAAAGCTGGAAGAAGCAGAAGGCTTTGAAAGTTATGGGCAGATCTGCCAATGGTTAGAGAACCAATTAGGAATCAAATCAAACTATAAAACTGTGCATTATCTAGTCCGATATCGGCTGAAAGCCAGACCGAAAGTGACACGTCCAGTCAGCGCAGGAAAGTCAGAAGAGCAAGTAGAAGCATATAAAAAAACCTTGCCAGTATTATAA
- a CDS encoding type I glyceraldehyde-3-phosphate dehydrogenase, whose protein sequence is MIKVAINGFGRIGRNFLRCWADRKDSQIEVVAINDTSDPATNAHLLRYDSMLGIFKADISHDADSITVNGHRIKTTSDRNPENLPWGLLGVDLIIEATGVFVDRDGASKHLKAGAKKVLITAPGKNEDGTFVMGVNHAIYDHEKHHIISNASCTTNCLAPVAKVLDENFGIVKGVMTTTHSYTGDQRLLDASHRDLRRARAAALSIVPTSTGAAKAVALVLPQLKGKLNGIALRVPTPNVSVVDFVIETEKSTIAEEVNQALKTAAEGNLKGILEYNELPLVSIDYRGTDASSIVDAPLTMVIGGNLVKVIAWYDNEWGYSQRVVDLAELVAQKWVR, encoded by the coding sequence GTGATTAAGGTAGCAATTAATGGATTCGGGCGAATTGGACGTAATTTCCTTAGATGTTGGGCAGATCGAAAGGACAGCCAGATTGAGGTCGTTGCCATCAATGATACCTCAGACCCTGCCACCAACGCACACCTACTGCGTTATGACTCTATGCTTGGCATTTTTAAAGCAGATATTAGTCATGATGCCGATTCAATTACAGTAAATGGACATCGTATTAAAACTACATCCGATCGCAATCCTGAAAATCTACCTTGGGGTCTTCTCGGTGTTGATTTAATTATCGAAGCCACTGGAGTATTTGTAGATCGTGATGGCGCCAGTAAACACTTAAAAGCAGGAGCTAAAAAAGTCCTAATTACTGCCCCTGGTAAAAATGAAGATGGTACCTTTGTCATGGGTGTCAACCATGCAATCTACGATCATGAGAAACATCACATTATTAGTAATGCCAGTTGCACCACAAATTGCTTGGCTCCAGTAGCTAAAGTCCTTGATGAAAACTTTGGCATTGTCAAAGGCGTAATGACTACTACCCACAGCTACACTGGTGATCAAAGATTACTAGATGCTAGTCACCGCGATCTACGTCGTGCTAGAGCAGCAGCTTTGAGCATTGTTCCTACTTCCACTGGGGCAGCAAAGGCTGTCGCTTTAGTATTACCTCAACTCAAAGGTAAGCTGAATGGGATTGCTTTACGGGTACCGACTCCTAACGTTTCTGTTGTTGACTTTGTAATTGAAACCGAAAAATCCACGATCGCCGAAGAAGTGAATCAAGCCTTAAAAACTGCGGCTGAAGGTAATCTAAAGGGCATTTTGGAATACAACGAACTACCACTAGTCTCAATAGATTATAGAGGAACTGATGCTTCATCAATCGTAGATGCACCCCTGACTATGGTAATCGGTGGCAACTTGGTTAAGGTAATTGCTTGGTATGACAATGAATGGGGTTATAGCCAACGGGTTGTTGATCTTGCCGAATTGGTAGCTCAGAAGTGGGTTAGATAA
- a CDS encoding response regulator transcription factor, which yields MTTVLVVDDSPTVRELVSEHLRQQNIAVVEAFDGLDATEKIKISVPDLVITDVVMPRMNGYELCRWIKNNVKNKNVPVVMCTTKSEEFDKYWGMKQGADAYITKPYNPPELIDIVKRLIRMMAN from the coding sequence ATGACCACAGTTTTAGTCGTTGATGATAGTCCAACAGTACGGGAGCTTGTTTCAGAACATCTGAGGCAGCAAAATATTGCCGTAGTTGAGGCTTTCGATGGACTAGATGCCACTGAAAAAATTAAGATTAGCGTCCCTGACTTAGTAATTACGGATGTAGTTATGCCTCGGATGAATGGCTATGAGCTATGTCGTTGGATTAAAAATAACGTTAAGAACAAAAATGTTCCTGTAGTTATGTGTACAACTAAGAGTGAAGAATTTGACAAGTACTGGGGGATGAAGCAGGGGGCAGATGCCTACATTACTAAGCCCTATAATCCACCCGAACTGATAGACATTGTCAAGCGTTTAATTAGAATGATGGCTAATTAA
- a CDS encoding Arm DNA-binding domain-containing protein produces the protein MKITIENHDGRLRLRWIYQGKRLQMSCGVNDDPTGRAVAKQKAAQIELDIQAGYFDPTLLKYKPRTRGKTATEITAPELFQKYIQHLIKEKGLTTRSISGRYNPLFRQLEKSLNIPAFKVTEFAAGNFLALLLERASSRTAKDRLWLLQGAWNWAKGKYHISESNPWENHLKRIKPSESKRIKPFTANEIQLILNAFKGDRYYSHYYPLVKFLFGVACRFGEAAGLRWRNVADDFSHIIFCETISRGTHRNTTKTGKFRTVVISPNISAMLKLHSEKPHKPDDLVFSSPQGNPLDDHNFNRRA, from the coding sequence ATGAAAATTACCATAGAAAATCATGACGGTAGGTTAAGACTACGTTGGATATACCAAGGCAAACGTCTGCAAATGTCTTGTGGTGTTAATGACGATCCAACTGGTAGAGCCGTAGCAAAACAGAAAGCAGCCCAGATTGAGCTAGATATTCAAGCAGGATATTTTGACCCAACCTTACTAAAGTACAAACCTCGCACAAGGGGTAAAACTGCCACTGAAATTACTGCCCCAGAGTTATTCCAGAAATATATACAGCACCTAATTAAAGAAAAGGGTTTAACCACTCGCTCAATTAGTGGTAGGTATAACCCACTGTTTAGGCAATTAGAAAAGTCTCTGAATATTCCTGCATTTAAGGTTACGGAATTTGCTGCGGGTAATTTCTTGGCTTTGCTCTTAGAGAGGGCATCAAGTCGAACAGCAAAAGATCGCCTATGGCTACTACAAGGGGCTTGGAATTGGGCAAAAGGAAAGTATCACATCTCAGAATCTAACCCTTGGGAGAATCATCTAAAACGTATAAAGCCCAGTGAGTCTAAACGGATTAAACCATTCACAGCTAATGAAATTCAATTAATCCTGAATGCTTTTAAGGGCGATCGCTACTATTCCCACTATTACCCATTAGTTAAGTTTTTATTTGGGGTAGCGTGTCGATTTGGTGAAGCTGCGGGGTTGAGATGGAGAAATGTCGCTGATGATTTTAGTCACATTATTTTCTGTGAAACGATTAGCAGGGGAACCCATCGGAATACAACCAAGACGGGAAAATTTAGGACAGTGGTTATTAGTCCTAATATTTCGGCAATGCTTAAACTGCATTCTGAAAAACCCCATAAACCAGATGATTTAGTGTTCTCATCACCTCAAGGGAACCCGTTAGATGACCATAACTTCAATCGCAGGGCATAG
- a CDS encoding DUF3987 domain-containing protein, whose protein sequence is MNNSKFRNSGINNPCPICDRTKDKDCRISENGSMVLCHSSINGDLTKDGWKYIGANSDDRCGIYVIPSEKSPRPVGINFKHIYSDRQGNQYRFNREYKPDGKKVTTWAKPLGIKESELLPYRWAEVKEAIANQKPIYLIEGELGADELVNRFGLVATNLRTKPTLETLELFKSVNLIICPDRDETGIKKALAHYEAFKPVAASIKMMLAEPSKWDYIPAKDGRDVYDWIVDGCTKEDIESAIAPFDLAQFADQGNDDNSTLDAEYLATLTSYPKPQRGLLPEIFERAITGLAQKMGLSPELYYADLLAAAGSLIPIGTTLLIDSGTDYHCPPIFWVGTVAETGAMKSPKSRAILSPLIELQYNAEEIYKAELEIWQAQEKAGESTGRKPIGRDYYLSDFTLEYISQTISKQPLQGFTLYMDELATFFQGFNQYRSGKGNDRPKFLSAYDGGAWKSNRKSDDTRVFAKRTGISIIGGIQPSILQNIMTDDLSSEDGLWARFSWIRLPLTKTPAPSGGKYLVGDLLKGLYCDLSNLPAATYTLSKQAQQLWADWHDEMESIKLVEASPILRAIYPKMKERAGRIALIAHCISHRDGLLVGVSVETLEKAISFTRWLIAQSKELYAEFGIGDNPEMSRILKFVNRFQNCGEIKAVQVRAWWSTKKPKLQEIRDFMSKVVNLGYAIAKGDPTQSNYIVIVTRGSQSSHQQIEPLLDIALTVDCVAVNNPVKTVNDFSFDTEPVDCGDCQVDCVPVNSQIEIEKDLQTSLTELTAYSKNGIKNHDDFTDF, encoded by the coding sequence ATGAATAATTCAAAATTCAGAAATTCAGGTATTAATAACCCCTGTCCGATATGCGATCGCACAAAAGATAAAGATTGCAGAATCAGTGAAAACGGCTCTATGGTTCTATGCCATTCAAGCATCAATGGAGACTTAACTAAGGACGGTTGGAAGTACATAGGGGCTAATTCTGACGATCGGTGTGGTATCTATGTAATTCCCAGTGAAAAGTCTCCTAGACCAGTAGGAATAAACTTTAAGCATATTTACAGCGATAGGCAAGGTAACCAATACCGATTTAATCGTGAGTACAAACCAGACGGTAAGAAAGTTACTACTTGGGCTAAACCACTGGGTATTAAAGAATCTGAACTATTGCCTTACCGATGGGCTGAAGTCAAAGAGGCGATCGCCAATCAGAAACCTATCTATCTAATAGAAGGTGAACTAGGTGCAGATGAATTAGTAAACAGGTTTGGTTTAGTTGCCACAAATCTAAGGACTAAGCCAACTCTGGAAACTTTGGAATTATTCAAAAGTGTCAATCTGATAATCTGTCCCGATCGTGATGAGACAGGCATTAAAAAAGCACTAGCCCACTATGAGGCATTCAAACCAGTAGCAGCCAGTATCAAAATGATGCTTGCAGAGCCTAGTAAATGGGACTATATCCCTGCTAAAGATGGGCGTGATGTTTATGATTGGATAGTTGACGGATGCACTAAAGAAGATATTGAATCTGCGATAGCACCCTTTGATTTAGCTCAGTTCGCAGATCAAGGCAATGATGACAATTCAACCCTAGACGCTGAATATCTAGCCACACTAACCAGCTATCCAAAGCCCCAGAGAGGACTATTACCAGAAATATTTGAAAGAGCAATAACTGGACTAGCTCAGAAAATGGGACTTTCCCCAGAGCTTTACTATGCCGATTTATTGGCAGCAGCAGGGAGCCTAATCCCAATTGGTACCACATTGTTAATCGATTCTGGAACCGACTACCATTGTCCGCCTATCTTTTGGGTTGGCACCGTAGCAGAGACAGGGGCAATGAAATCACCCAAGTCACGGGCAATACTTTCACCCCTAATCGAACTTCAATACAATGCAGAGGAGATATACAAAGCTGAACTAGAGATATGGCAAGCGCAGGAAAAAGCAGGGGAATCCACAGGTAGAAAACCAATAGGACGGGATTATTATTTGAGTGATTTTACCCTAGAGTATATTTCTCAAACCATATCTAAGCAGCCGTTACAAGGGTTTACCCTCTATATGGATGAGCTTGCAACTTTCTTTCAAGGTTTCAACCAATACCGTAGTGGCAAAGGTAATGATCGCCCCAAATTCTTAAGTGCATACGACGGTGGGGCTTGGAAAAGTAACCGCAAGAGTGACGACACCAGAGTTTTTGCCAAGCGGACAGGGATAAGCATCATTGGAGGCATACAGCCTTCTATTCTACAAAACATAATGACCGATGATTTAAGCTCTGAAGACGGCTTATGGGCTAGATTTTCATGGATACGGTTGCCATTAACTAAAACCCCTGCTCCTAGCGGCGGTAAGTATCTAGTGGGTGACTTACTAAAAGGGCTTTACTGTGACTTAAGCAATTTGCCAGCAGCTACTTACACCCTTAGCAAACAAGCACAGCAGCTTTGGGCAGATTGGCATGATGAAATGGAGTCTATCAAGCTAGTCGAGGCTTCACCCATACTTAGGGCAATTTATCCCAAGATGAAAGAAAGGGCGGGGCGGATAGCTCTAATAGCCCATTGTATTAGCCATCGGGATGGGCTCTTAGTAGGGGTATCAGTAGAGACATTGGAAAAGGCTATTAGCTTTACTAGGTGGTTAATTGCCCAAAGTAAAGAGCTTTATGCAGAGTTTGGTATTGGGGATAACCCAGAAATGTCAAGAATACTCAAATTTGTTAACAGATTCCAGAACTGTGGAGAAATTAAGGCTGTTCAGGTTAGGGCATGGTGGTCTACTAAAAAACCAAAGTTACAGGAAATTCGAGACTTTATGAGCAAGGTTGTAAATCTTGGATATGCGATCGCCAAAGGTGATCCAACCCAATCTAACTACATAGTTATTGTTACTAGAGGCAGTCAATCCAGTCACCAACAGATAGAACCCTTGCTAGATATAGCGTTAACCGTTGACTGTGTAGCAGTCAATAACCCAGTCAAGACAGTCAATGATTTTAGTTTTGATACTGAACCAGTTGACTGTGGTGACTGCCAAGTTGACTGTGTGCCAGTCAATAGTCAAATCGAGATAGAGAAAGACTTACAGACATCGTTGACTGAATTGACTGCCTACTCTAAGAATGGAATTAAAAATCATGATGACTTTACCGATTTCTAA
- a CDS encoding DUF2335 domain-containing protein, which produces MSEDTNIQPLDPKESNVVHSQEYEEQTLEFYTGQFPHPSILVEYENIVPGMVDRIVTLTEKEQAHRHTIEIMETQAQIGDTKTIRTFEMRGQTLGFILFLAVISFAGYSLKIGSEGVAIGSIVTAFIGGVTIFVKGREAEKKTDN; this is translated from the coding sequence ATGTCTGAAGATACGAACATTCAACCTCTTGACCCAAAAGAATCTAATGTAGTTCACAGTCAAGAGTATGAAGAACAAACTTTAGAATTTTATACAGGACAATTCCCTCACCCTTCGATTTTAGTAGAATACGAAAATATTGTTCCTGGGATGGTTGACCGTATAGTTACTTTGACCGAAAAAGAACAAGCTCATCGTCACACCATAGAAATCATGGAGACTCAAGCGCAAATAGGCGATACAAAGACAATTCGTACATTTGAAATGCGAGGACAAACTTTAGGATTCATCCTTTTCTTGGCTGTGATTAGCTTTGCGGGATATTCTTTGAAGATTGGTAGTGAGGGCGTGGCGATAGGGAGTATAGTCACCGCTTTTATTGGCGGTGTTACAATCTTTGTCAAAGGTAGAGAAGCCGAGAAAAAGACAGACAATTAA
- a CDS encoding geranylgeranyl reductase family protein, protein MYDCIVVGAGPSGGSAAYHLAKHKHSVLVLEKELLPRYKPCGGGVPPSVQRWFDFDFKPAVSLTVNQVRYTWQMGDPQLVELGLAEPMWMVRRDIFDHHLIKEAQKLGAEVRDNTEVTGIKWQSDRWLVTVKNADQTEVLEAKYLIAADGARGSMAKWLGFKERKKRMGAALEVEAKVDTNNDATLHFDFGAVNNGYIWNFPKADGYSIGIGTFRGGEEKQNLKEIAQEYAQTFGVDLSAIKQYGHPLCLWDGDMPLHTQNALLTGEAACIVDPFTAEGIRPALFTGMLAAQAIAHSLNGDREALKNYTKRVQEEWGADMAWAQRLAGLFYRVPKFAYKVGIKRPAATKRMGKLLSGEERYRDIADAAIKRLTKGLIPGMG, encoded by the coding sequence ATGTACGATTGTATCGTTGTTGGAGCAGGTCCATCCGGTGGTTCAGCCGCTTACCATCTGGCAAAGCACAAGCATTCCGTATTAGTGCTAGAAAAAGAGTTGCTACCTCGCTATAAACCCTGTGGTGGTGGGGTTCCGCCTTCTGTCCAGCGTTGGTTTGATTTTGATTTTAAGCCCGCAGTTTCTTTAACTGTCAATCAAGTGCGCTATACATGGCAAATGGGTGATCCACAGTTAGTAGAGTTAGGTTTAGCTGAACCAATGTGGATGGTACGACGGGATATATTTGACCATCATCTAATTAAAGAGGCACAGAAACTAGGGGCAGAAGTTAGAGACAATACCGAAGTTACAGGAATTAAATGGCAGAGCGATCGCTGGCTAGTCACAGTTAAAAATGCTGATCAAACTGAAGTCTTAGAAGCAAAATATTTAATTGCTGCGGATGGGGCTAGGGGTTCAATGGCAAAATGGCTAGGTTTCAAAGAACGCAAGAAACGCATGGGTGCTGCCCTAGAAGTAGAGGCAAAAGTAGATACAAATAATGATGCCACTCTCCACTTTGACTTTGGTGCAGTGAATAATGGTTATATTTGGAACTTTCCTAAAGCTGATGGCTACTCCATTGGCATCGGCACATTTAGGGGTGGAGAAGAGAAACAGAACCTAAAAGAAATTGCTCAAGAATATGCTCAGACTTTTGGTGTTGACCTATCGGCGATTAAACAATATGGTCATCCATTATGTCTCTGGGATGGAGATATGCCACTCCATACTCAAAATGCCCTATTAACCGGAGAAGCTGCCTGTATTGTCGATCCATTCACAGCTGAAGGTATCCGCCCTGCTTTATTTACGGGGATGTTAGCGGCACAGGCGATCGCCCACAGCTTAAATGGTGATAGGGAAGCCCTAAAAAACTATACAAAAAGAGTGCAAGAAGAATGGGGAGCAGATATGGCATGGGCGCAAAGACTAGCAGGGTTATTTTATCGAGTTCCCAAGTTTGCCTATAAAGTGGGGATTAAACGACCTGCTGCCACTAAACGCATGGGAAAACTTCTATCGGGGGAAGAACGCTACCGAGATATTGCCGATGCTGCCATTAAACGCTTAACTAAGGGATTAATTCCGGGTATGGGGTAA
- a CDS encoding IS630 family transposase: MIAWFGINIIGLNGKVRFFCQDETRIGLKTISGRKITARGVKPKGKVQWQFKATYLYRIVEPSTGESFFYEFTHLNSECFQVFLNLVSAYFQGDIIVMQVDQAGAHRAKRLKIPKNIILLFQPAHAPETNPIERVWQHFKLGLRWKLPKDLDQLRALMRERLEVMTQEVIASIVGWDYILEALSVARI, encoded by the coding sequence ATGATTGCCTGGTTCGGCATTAATATAATCGGACTAAATGGCAAAGTGAGATTCTTTTGTCAAGATGAAACACGAATTGGGTTAAAGACAATTAGTGGAAGGAAGATCACAGCAAGAGGAGTCAAACCCAAAGGTAAAGTTCAGTGGCAGTTTAAGGCAACTTACCTCTATCGAATTGTAGAACCATCAACAGGGGAAAGCTTTTTCTATGAATTTACTCACCTTAATAGTGAATGCTTCCAAGTATTTCTGAACTTAGTAAGCGCATATTTTCAAGGTGACATCATCGTTATGCAAGTGGATCAAGCAGGAGCACACAGAGCAAAACGGTTAAAGATTCCTAAAAATATTATTTTGCTATTTCAGCCTGCCCATGCACCTGAGACTAATCCCATTGAAAGAGTGTGGCAGCATTTCAAATTAGGGTTGAGGTGGAAACTGCCAAAAGATCTTGACCAGTTGCGTGCATTAATGCGGGAAAGGTTAGAAGTTATGACTCAGGAGGTAATTGCTTCGATTGTTGGGTGGGATTATATTTTAGAGGCTTTATCTGTAGCTCGTATTTAA
- a CDS encoding aldo/keto reductase: protein MEKRTLGSTDIEISPIIMGTWQAGKRMWVGIEDSETIKAIRAGFEAGITTVDTAEVYGTGHSEQIVAQALSDVRSQVVYATKVFANHLKYDQVIEACDRSLENLKTDYIDLYQIHWPSGTWNSEIVPIAETMSALNNLKQAGKIRAIGVSNFSKAQLEEASQYGRIDSLQPPYSLFWRKIEPSLTNYCLEHKISILAYSPLAQGLLTGKFKRGHQFVEGDHRVANKLFNGENYERAQRALEKLQPIADHYQTTLGNLALAWLIFTSETRPQVHAIAGARNADQSVQNAKAAELKLSESDWSKIDEIGRSVTDFLDDAPIMWDF from the coding sequence ATGGAAAAACGCACTCTTGGTAGCACCGACATCGAAATTTCTCCGATCATTATGGGGACATGGCAGGCGGGCAAAAGAATGTGGGTAGGCATAGAAGATAGCGAAACCATTAAAGCGATTAGAGCGGGATTTGAAGCGGGAATTACGACTGTTGATACTGCTGAAGTTTATGGTACGGGACATTCGGAGCAAATTGTGGCACAGGCATTATCCGATGTGCGATCGCAGGTAGTCTATGCCACTAAGGTTTTTGCCAATCACCTGAAATATGATCAAGTAATTGAAGCTTGCGATCGCTCCTTAGAAAACCTCAAGACGGATTACATTGATCTCTACCAAATTCATTGGCCCTCAGGCACTTGGAATAGTGAAATCGTCCCCATTGCGGAAACCATGAGTGCCTTAAATAATCTTAAACAAGCGGGCAAAATTCGAGCGATCGGGGTATCTAACTTTTCTAAAGCACAACTAGAGGAGGCATCACAGTACGGCAGAATTGATAGTCTTCAGCCCCCCTATTCTCTATTTTGGCGGAAGATTGAACCAAGTTTAACTAACTATTGTCTTGAACATAAAATCTCGATCTTGGCATATTCTCCCCTTGCCCAAGGATTACTTACGGGTAAATTCAAGCGGGGGCATCAATTTGTCGAAGGAGATCACCGTGTGGCTAATAAATTATTCAATGGTGAAAATTATGAACGCGCTCAACGGGCATTGGAAAAGCTGCAACCAATCGCCGATCACTATCAAACTACCCTGGGAAACTTAGCCTTAGCATGGTTAATTTTTACTTCTGAAACTAGACCTCAAGTTCATGCGATCGCTGGTGCTAGAAATGCCGATCAGTCAGTCCAAAATGCCAAAGCCGCGGAGTTAAAGTTATCTGAATCAGACTGGTCAAAAATTGACGAGATCGGACGTTCAGTCACAGATTTCCTAGATGATGCTCCGATCATGTGGGATTTTTAG
- a CDS encoding SDR family oxidoreductase produces the protein MENKVVMIVGATGGIGSTLTKKLAAKGARLVLAAQNSDRLDHLSSELGSQIPECDHLTIPTDITDPDQVLVLMEKAIAKYGKIDALVNAAGAGILKQFNKIEPSDLDKMLDLNLKGSFYTCQAAINVMKDKKFGHICNVIGILGKHSMAMASAYCASKYGVVGFSKCMADEVKRYGIKFTLFYLGGIDSPFWDHAGLKVDRSKMLSTNTAAQAIIYALESDPLTVPMEINIQPESHLFF, from the coding sequence ATGGAAAACAAGGTTGTAATGATTGTGGGGGCAACTGGGGGAATTGGGAGTACCTTGACTAAAAAATTAGCTGCCAAGGGCGCAAGATTAGTTTTAGCTGCCCAAAATAGCGATCGCCTTGATCATTTATCCTCTGAACTTGGATCGCAAATACCTGAATGTGACCATCTAACCATTCCCACCGATATTACCGATCCAGATCAAGTATTAGTACTGATGGAAAAAGCGATCGCCAAGTATGGGAAAATAGATGCCTTGGTCAATGCTGCGGGTGCGGGCATACTCAAGCAATTTAACAAAATTGAGCCATCGGACTTGGATAAAATGCTAGACCTTAATCTTAAGGGGAGTTTCTATACCTGCCAAGCTGCGATTAATGTCATGAAAGATAAAAAATTCGGGCATATTTGTAATGTGATCGGCATATTGGGAAAACACTCAATGGCAATGGCATCAGCTTACTGTGCTTCAAAGTATGGCGTAGTTGGTTTTAGTAAATGCATGGCAGATGAAGTCAAGCGGTACGGGATTAAATTCACGCTTTTTTATTTAGGCGGTATAGATTCACCCTTTTGGGATCATGCGGGCTTAAAAGTGGATCGATCTAAAATGCTCAGCACAAATACAGCTGCCCAAGCAATTATCTATGCCCTAGAAAGTGATCCACTCACCGTACCAATGGAAATTAATATTCAGCCCGAAAGTCATCTGTTTTTCTAG
- a CDS encoding ParA family protein has translation MYGKNSKPLLYVETKKKQPTENFVNCPLYRDAVFGITSAGIQQYLTLPTSAPLGWVFSGEFWQLFRRVDGLVLPLTDIYRVNKDNLPKLIAQLQYYLEHPQRALIISLWNRKGGVGKTTNVINISAVLAKMGKRVLVVDFDGQSDLTRGLGLEPSDYKYQILECFDQIGLGKTQEAIDLLEKLIVERNFPLPSSQDKYSISVLPTDRDTIEKFRSDEYEIKNKQTLLKRLLAAIAPKYDYIFIDTSPDPDIATVSSLFACDAMLIPADFDQRALHHAKDINQGLVQKIRSLRTTDINKTPIADINPRVLGVVFSNHTDMGSKLEKAVEEFLAKASLKVYKTKLGVFAAVRQATFKRHPVISISTSKISRDYEELTKEIFINPNFIYE, from the coding sequence TTGTATGGTAAAAACTCTAAGCCTTTGCTGTATGTCGAAACTAAAAAGAAGCAGCCTACTGAAAATTTTGTTAACTGCCCGTTATACAGAGATGCTGTTTTTGGTATTACTAGCGCAGGAATACAACAATATCTAACTCTTCCTACTTCTGCTCCCCTTGGGTGGGTATTTAGTGGAGAATTTTGGCAATTGTTTAGACGTGTAGACGGGTTAGTATTACCACTTACGGATATTTATAGAGTTAACAAGGATAACTTGCCTAAACTGATTGCACAGCTTCAATATTATCTTGAACATCCACAAAGAGCCTTGATTATCAGCCTTTGGAATCGTAAAGGCGGCGTAGGCAAAACAACTAATGTCATTAATATTTCTGCTGTTTTAGCCAAAATGGGTAAACGGGTTTTGGTAGTTGATTTTGATGGACAAAGCGATTTAACCCGTGGGTTAGGGCTTGAGCCAAGCGATTATAAATACCAAATACTTGAATGTTTCGACCAGATTGGTTTAGGCAAAACTCAAGAAGCTATAGATTTATTAGAGAAATTGATAGTCGAACGTAATTTCCCCCTTCCTAGTAGTCAAGACAAGTACAGTATTAGTGTTTTACCAACTGACCGAGACACCATTGAAAAATTTCGTAGTGATGAATATGAAATAAAAAACAAGCAGACCCTACTAAAAAGGCTACTAGCTGCGATCGCTCCAAAATACGACTACATTTTTATTGATACTTCCCCAGACCCAGATATAGCTACGGTATCTTCATTATTTGCCTGTGATGCTATGTTGATTCCTGCTGACTTCGATCAAAGGGCATTACATCATGCCAAAGATATTAACCAAGGATTAGTTCAGAAAATACGATCGCTTAGAACAACTGATATTAACAAAACACCTATTGCTGATATAAATCCAAGGGTTTTAGGGGTTGTATTCAGCAATCATACTGATATGGGGTCTAAGTTAGAGAAAGCGGTTGAAGAATTTCTGGCTAAAGCATCTTTGAAAGTCTATAAAACTAAGCTTGGAGTATTTGCTGCTGTTAGACAAGCTACTTTCAAACGGCACCCCGTTATCTCAATTAGTACCTCAAAAATATCCAGAGATTACGAAGAACTTACTAAAGAAATTTTTATTAACCCTAACTTTATCTACGAATAA